The segment CCGTTCCGGTCATCAATGGCCTGACCGATCAAAGCCATCCCTGCCAGATCATGGCCGACCTTATGACCGTCAAGGAACACAAGGGACGCCTTGATGGGTTGAAATTCGCCTGGGTCGGCGATGGGAACAACGTTTCGGCATCCTTTATACATGCGTCGCCGAAATTCGGGTTCTCGCTTGATATGGCCTGTCCGGCGGGTTATCGCCCCAATCAGGGTCTGATCGAAACGGCCAATGCCGAGGGTGGCAAGGTCCGCATGACCGATATGGACAGCGCGCTGGACGGGGCCGACGTTATCGTTACCGATTGCTGGGTTTCGATGGGGGACGAGGACGCCGACGCCCGCATGGAAGCATTGGCCCCCTATCAGGTCAATTCCGCCGCAATGGCAAAGGCAAACAAGGATGCGATCTTCATGCATTGCCTGCCTGCCCATCGTAACGAAGAGGTTACCGACGATGTGATCGACGGGCCGCAATCGGTGGTGTTTGACGAGGCTGAAAACCGTCTGCATGCGCAGAAAGGGGTTCTGCTATACTGCTTTAATG is part of the Thalassospira lucentensis genome and harbors:
- the argF gene encoding ornithine carbamoyltransferase, translated to MTDIRHFLDLDKMSAGTLNDILELGSVEKAGKAPFGDKPLAGKTLALIFEKPSTRTRVSFEVGMRQLGGDVVILDAASSQLGRGETIADTARVLSRFVDAIMIRTTDELKLLELAKYATVPVINGLTDQSHPCQIMADLMTVKEHKGRLDGLKFAWVGDGNNVSASFIHASPKFGFSLDMACPAGYRPNQGLIETANAEGGKVRMTDMDSALDGADVIVTDCWVSMGDEDADARMEALAPYQVNSAAMAKANKDAIFMHCLPAHRNEEVTDDVIDGPQSVVFDEAENRLHAQKGVLLYCFNGLPS